In Phacochoerus africanus isolate WHEZ1 chromosome 16, ROS_Pafr_v1, whole genome shotgun sequence, one genomic interval encodes:
- the LOC125117333 gene encoding vegetative cell wall protein gp1-like, with protein MSPPAPPAAATCSPRPRGRRRSCAASLAAVSSRGRQGPSAPCTPHPALPDRGRSPAPATTPRPARARPLGPHAPPPALPGGRGRACPARPFQGRGSAPVAPLSRPTPFREGLQPAPTTPAPQGRTSGSSVSILPPSFGQPTSQPASRSSRKQPEGAANTPPAPPRRPRDVIPQGRPAPPMTWSHVRPPAGCVVTQARDCAVAAMAGGCGEAAPGSRGYPRPSRVPGGACLLLRLGGLLCGRSPVRCAG; from the exons ATGTCGCC CCCCGCGCCGCCCGCGGCCGCTACATGCTCGCCCCGgccccgcggccgccgccgctcCTGCGCCGCTAGCCTGGCCGCAGTCTCCTCCCGCGGCCGCCAGGGGCCGTCCGCGCCCTGCACCCCGCACCCCGCACTTCCGGACCGAGGGCGCAGCCCCGCCCCCGCGACcacgccccgccccgcgcgcgcACGCCCCCTCGGCCCACACGCTCCGCCCCCAGCCCTTCCAGGCGGCCGAGGACGCGCCTGCCCTGCCCGCCCCTTTCAGGGCCGCGGGAGCGCGCCTGTCGCGCCCCTATCCCGCCCCACGCCCTTCAGGGAGGGCCTCCAGCCCGCGCCCACAACCCCGGCTCCTCAGGGCCGCACGAGCGGCTCCAGCGTTTCAATTCTGCCGCCATCTTTTGGGCAGCCAACTTCCCAGCCTGCCTCACGCTCAAGCAG AAAACAACCCGAGGGCGCAGCTAAcacgcccccggccccgccccggcgcCCTCGTGACGTCATCCCCCAGGGCCGCCCGGCGCCGCCGATGACTTGGAGCCACGTGCGGCCGCCGGCGGGCTGTGTAGTGACGCAGGCGCGAGACTGTGCGGTGGCAGCCATGGCGGGCGGTTGCGGTGAGGCGGCTCCTGGGTCTCGCGGCTATCCAAGACCATCGAGGGTCCCCGGCGGCGCCTGCCTTCTGCTGAGGCTGG GTGGACTCCTCTGCGGCAGATCTCCTGTAAGATGTGCTG